One Candidatus Methanoperedens sp. genomic window, ATATGCGTTAAATTTATTATAAAAGCAAAAATTTTACTAATGAAAGGAATTACAATGTTAGAAAAAAGATCATGTCCGAATTGTGGCTCATTGGAAATGCCATCCATAATTTATGAAATTGCAGACATACCTATTCATAGTGTACAATTATTAAAAACCAAGGAGAAAGCCATAACATATCCGAAAAGAGATATTGAACTGGGATTTTGTGAAAAATGTGGTTTTATCTCAAACGTTTCATTTGACTCAAGTGTCCATGAATATTCAAATGAATATGAATCAACACAAATTTATTCAACAACTTTTAATCTATTTGCCCGGAAATTAGCCCGGAGTTTAATTGATCGCTATGATCTTCATGGCAGGGACATAATTGAAATCGGATGTGGTCAGGGGGAGTTTTTATCAATGCTTTGCGAGCTTGGGAATAATCGCGGCAGGGGCTTTGATCCGGCTTATATACCAGGACGCAATGATAATCTTGAAAAAAACCACGTTTCCATCATAAAAGACTTTTATTCAGAAAAATATGCTGATATTCAATGTGACTTCCTTTGCTGCAGAATGACACTTGAACATATATATGAAACAGCTGATTTTATAAGAACTGTTAAAAAATCAATTCATAACAAACCTGATACCACAGTATTTTTCCAGGTTCCCGATGTCAGGCGAATCCTGAAAGAGCAGGCATTCTGGGACATATATTATGAACACTGCTCGTATTTCAGTCCGGGATCCCTGGCTAGATTGTTTAGAAATAACGGTTTTGAAATTACGGATCTGTATATTGATTATGACGATCAGTATATAATGTTGGGAGCACGGTTAAGCCAGGGAGGGAAACCTAATTTGTTACCAGCGGAAGAGGATATAGTGCAACTAAAAAGCCAGGTTGATATCTTCTCTAAGAACTGTAAGAAACAATTAAATACGTGGAAAAGCTACTTTGAAAATTCAAGGAAAAAAGGCCGCAAAGTAGTCCTCTGGGGAGGAGGTTCCAAAGGAGTTGCATTTCTAACCACTCTCAACATTCTTAAAGAGATAGAATATGTAGTTGATATCAATCCAAAAAAACATGGAACATATATGGCAGGTACAGGGCAAAAGGTCATTGCCCCGGAGTTTTTAATTCAGTACAAGCCTGATACAATTATAGTTATGAATCCAATTTATCGTAATGAAATCCAGGAGACTCTTGATAAAATGGATGTTACTGCAGAACTAAAATCCGTTTAACAAATTTAGAGCATGGAAAAAAGAAAATTGAACATAATTCGAATGAGCCGATGTTAGTGAATAATAAGAATATAGTGAATAAGGATATAGTGAATAATAAGAATGCTTGCAAAGAAAGTATATGT contains:
- a CDS encoding methyltransferase domain-containing protein, producing the protein MLEKRSCPNCGSLEMPSIIYEIADIPIHSVQLLKTKEKAITYPKRDIELGFCEKCGFISNVSFDSSVHEYSNEYESTQIYSTTFNLFARKLARSLIDRYDLHGRDIIEIGCGQGEFLSMLCELGNNRGRGFDPAYIPGRNDNLEKNHVSIIKDFYSEKYADIQCDFLCCRMTLEHIYETADFIRTVKKSIHNKPDTTVFFQVPDVRRILKEQAFWDIYYEHCSYFSPGSLARLFRNNGFEITDLYIDYDDQYIMLGARLSQGGKPNLLPAEEDIVQLKSQVDIFSKNCKKQLNTWKSYFENSRKKGRKVVLWGGGSKGVAFLTTLNILKEIEYVVDINPKKHGTYMAGTGQKVIAPEFLIQYKPDTIIVMNPIYRNEIQETLDKMDVTAELKSV